A window of Dorea formicigenerans contains these coding sequences:
- a CDS encoding S1 RNA-binding domain-containing protein translates to MPNETTNTPILTLDSDAKLETAQSISDLTWHEIQNAYRTRRILTGMLGGIEKTENGSLIAVVYYKDFRTVIPVTEMMIHLMQDEAHDYGELALRQNKILNNMLGCEIDFLIKGLDPKTRSIVASRKEAMLKKRQIFYLDKDASGMPKVYEDRIVQARVIAVAEKVVRAEIFGVETSILARDLSFDWMGDARERFQVGDHILVRILDVRADSPEQVIVHADVKSVEGNTSKENMKKCKIQGKYAGTVEDIHKGTVFVRLSIGVNAIAHSCYDSRTVGKKDQVSFVVTHIDEERNVALGIITRIIKQTI, encoded by the coding sequence ATGCCAAACGAAACAACCAACACACCTATTTTAACTCTGGATTCCGATGCGAAGCTGGAAACAGCCCAGTCCATTTCAGACCTTACCTGGCATGAGATCCAGAATGCCTACCGTACCCGCCGGATCTTAACCGGAATGCTTGGCGGTATCGAGAAAACAGAAAACGGCAGCCTCATTGCCGTGGTTTACTACAAGGATTTCCGTACTGTCATCCCAGTAACTGAGATGATGATCCATCTCATGCAGGATGAAGCACACGATTATGGGGAGCTTGCTCTGCGGCAGAACAAAATCCTCAACAATATGCTTGGATGTGAGATTGATTTTCTGATTAAGGGATTAGATCCGAAGACACGCAGCATTGTCGCCAGCCGGAAAGAAGCGATGCTGAAGAAACGCCAGATCTTCTATCTGGATAAAGATGCTTCCGGAATGCCGAAAGTTTATGAAGACCGTATCGTGCAGGCAAGAGTCATTGCTGTTGCGGAAAAGGTAGTCCGGGCAGAAATTTTCGGTGTGGAAACCTCCATTCTTGCCAGAGACCTGTCCTTCGACTGGATGGGTGATGCCAGAGAACGCTTCCAGGTAGGCGATCACATCCTGGTACGCATCCTGGATGTGCGGGCAGACTCACCGGAGCAGGTCATTGTCCACGCAGATGTCAAAAGTGTGGAAGGCAACACCAGCAAGGAAAACATGAAAAAATGTAAGATTCAGGGAAAATACGCCGGAACTGTGGAAGACATCCATAAAGGCACCGTCTTTGTCCGGCTCTCCATCGGTGTCAATGCCATTGCCCACTCCTGCTATGACAGCCGGACAGTCGGGAAAAAGGATCAGGTATCCTTTGTGGTGACGCATATTGATGAAGAGCGTAATGTTGCCCTCGGCATCATCACCCGCATCATCAAGCAGACCATATA
- a CDS encoding site-specific integrase, with translation MAVIKNNKTGMWEVRTYYKDLTGARKQKTKRGFAKKSEALEWERNFKLKENQSISMSFQSFVDIYLTDLEPRIKRNTFLTKKHIIETKILPYFGKRKLDDIRTSDVIQWQNEIMKLKKDNGELFSPTYLKTIHNQLSAILNHAVNMYGLKDNVARKAGTMGKEENKEMEFWTQEEFQAFLECVADKPISYYAFEMLYWTGLREGELLALTPADFNFEKKTLRINKSYQRLEGKDVITDPKTPKSNRTIVMPDFLTIEMEDFIKSIYGIKMDDRIFTISKSYLHHEMDRGAKLAGVKRIRIHGLRHSHISLLLNLGFSALAIGERVGHEAVDITYHYAHLFPMVQTDMAAQLETEREALVNVRKE, from the coding sequence ATGGCGGTTATCAAGAATAATAAGACTGGAATGTGGGAGGTGAGAACCTATTATAAGGATTTGACTGGAGCAAGGAAACAGAAAACCAAGAGGGGCTTTGCGAAGAAAAGCGAAGCCCTTGAATGGGAGCGGAACTTCAAGCTGAAAGAGAATCAGAGTATCAGTATGAGCTTTCAAAGCTTTGTGGATATTTATTTGACGGATTTGGAGCCGAGAATAAAACGCAATACGTTCCTGACAAAGAAGCACATTATTGAGACAAAGATTCTGCCTTATTTCGGAAAAAGAAAACTGGATGATATACGAACCTCGGATGTCATCCAGTGGCAAAATGAGATTATGAAGCTGAAAAAGGATAATGGGGAGTTGTTCTCCCCTACCTATCTGAAAACCATTCATAATCAGCTTAGTGCCATATTAAATCATGCGGTAAATATGTATGGTCTGAAAGATAATGTGGCACGAAAAGCAGGAACCATGGGTAAAGAAGAAAATAAGGAAATGGAGTTCTGGACACAGGAGGAATTTCAGGCATTTTTGGAGTGTGTTGCAGATAAGCCTATTTCGTATTATGCATTTGAAATGCTTTATTGGACAGGCCTTCGTGAAGGTGAACTGCTTGCTCTGACACCGGCAGATTTCAATTTTGAAAAGAAAACGCTTCGGATAAACAAGTCATATCAGAGGCTGGAAGGTAAAGATGTAATTACAGACCCGAAAACACCAAAGAGTAACAGAACCATTGTCATGCCGGATTTCCTTACTATAGAGATGGAGGATTTTATAAAAAGCATATACGGAATCAAGATGGATGACAGAATTTTTACCATTTCAAAAAGCTATCTGCATCACGAAATGGATAGGGGAGCAAAGCTTGCAGGAGTGAAAAGAATCCGAATCCATGGATTACGACATTCGCATATTTCCCTGTTACTCAATTTAGGATTTTCAGCATTGGCAATAGGGGAAAGAGTCGGACATGAGGCGGTAGATATCACTTATCATTATGCACATTTATTTCCAATGGTGCAGACGGATATGGCAGCACAACTGGAAACAGAAAGGGAGGCGTTGGTCAATGTCAGAAAAGAATAG
- a CDS encoding MarR family transcriptional regulator codes for MNYKLELKQIVEFPRCRIYRDFIQTLITTKSIRTTGGSFLFYYLVLCSYANYRTSYRRMEHITYTIGPGEWICTVTDLQEWFRCRFQHQALSILRFFEEQNYITYSLLGKNRLVKFKISDWPKDNTVLEYNYPCKKDTGFFFFPIAKVHELIGIGKCSEMDVILDLWIHAVYNDSSVLGSDSGPIVYYRDNTGNPLTSFNELGERWSLSKASVSRLLKKLEEKEYITLISFTGKHGSVIYLNNYLSVMFNISDVMIDKEEIAMKMQLPIHVPEEITIEDSASVSVSETVTDSQITVTKNDSCVPDSHMKFIVQKVAELLDSQGIPCCHCSKTRYILSPLSACKDIFNTFTLNIICPYGNAAYRFELSVSPGDESAQKMPAVAEPSALKGGE; via the coding sequence ATGAATTACAAATTAGAACTCAAACAAATCGTGGAATTTCCACGCTGTCGCATTTACCGTGACTTCATACAAACTTTAATCACTACCAAGAGCATCCGAACTACCGGGGGCTCTTTTCTTTTTTATTATCTGGTATTATGCTCCTATGCAAATTACCGCACATCCTACCGCCGGATGGAACACATTACCTATACCATTGGTCCAGGAGAGTGGATCTGCACAGTCACAGATCTTCAGGAATGGTTTCGCTGCCGTTTCCAACATCAAGCGTTGTCCATCCTTCGATTTTTTGAAGAGCAGAATTACATTACCTACTCTCTTCTCGGCAAAAACCGCCTGGTCAAATTCAAAATATCAGACTGGCCCAAAGACAATACCGTATTGGAATACAACTATCCCTGTAAAAAAGATACAGGGTTTTTCTTTTTCCCGATTGCCAAAGTTCACGAACTAATTGGCATTGGAAAATGCTCGGAAATGGATGTTATTCTGGATCTGTGGATTCATGCAGTTTACAACGATTCCTCTGTCCTGGGATCTGATTCCGGTCCCATTGTCTATTACCGGGATAATACCGGAAATCCCCTTACCAGCTTTAATGAACTGGGTGAAAGGTGGAGTCTGTCAAAGGCATCGGTATCACGACTCTTGAAGAAACTGGAGGAAAAAGAATACATTACACTTATCTCATTTACAGGAAAACACGGAAGCGTAATTTATCTCAACAATTACCTGTCCGTGATGTTTAATATCAGCGACGTTATGATTGACAAGGAGGAGATCGCTATGAAGATGCAATTACCAATCCATGTACCTGAAGAAATCACTATTGAGGATTCTGCTTCTGTTAGCGTTTCAGAAACTGTCACAGACTCACAAATCACCGTTACAAAAAATGATTCCTGCGTTCCAGATTCACACATGAAATTTATCGTGCAAAAAGTCGCAGAACTATTGGATTCACAAGGGATTCCATGTTGCCACTGCTCCAAAACCCGCTATATATTATCTCCATTATCAGCCTGCAAAGATATATTTAATACATTTACTCTAAATATTATCTGTCCCTACGGAAATGCCGCTTATCGGTTTGAGTTGTCCGTAAGTCCAGGGGATGAGTCTGCCCAAAAGATGCCTGCCGTGGCAGAGCCTTCTGCACTGAAAGGGGGGGAATAG
- a CDS encoding helix-turn-helix domain-containing protein yields the protein MGEKFTSRVGYLIRNFRIASDMTQKELADKCGLNESTIRNYELGNRYPDEATLLNIANNLGVSFYALSDPDVANIFSALHVLFDIEWAYGLRPTMKDGEICFKFEERLPSAGPRPQEDLNNFRKMVEYWARLRDKLEDEEISETEYYLKEVKYPMNPTDPNKEYTVSLNLDDDDQLLVQNMDEYDDVEETAELLKDLFPDFSYVKRKRKPKKE from the coding sequence ATGGGCGAGAAATTTACCAGCCGGGTAGGCTATTTGATTCGAAATTTCAGAATTGCATCTGATATGACGCAAAAGGAATTAGCAGATAAATGTGGATTAAATGAATCTACTATTAGAAACTATGAACTCGGAAACAGATATCCGGATGAAGCAACTTTATTAAATATTGCAAACAATCTGGGGGTCAGCTTTTATGCATTATCTGACCCTGATGTAGCAAATATTTTCAGTGCACTTCATGTGCTGTTTGACATTGAATGGGCATACGGACTACGACCTACTATGAAAGATGGAGAAATATGCTTCAAATTTGAAGAGCGGCTTCCAAGTGCTGGTCCCCGTCCACAGGAAGACCTTAATAACTTCCGAAAGATGGTTGAGTATTGGGCACGTTTACGAGACAAGCTAGAAGATGAAGAAATATCAGAAACGGAATATTATCTCAAAGAGGTAAAGTACCCAATGAACCCAACAGACCCCAATAAAGAGTATACTGTTTCGTTGAATCTTGATGATGACGACCAGCTACTTGTTCAAAATATGGATGAATATGACGATGTAGAAGAAACTGCTGAATTGTTAAAAGACTTGTTTCCGGATTTCTCTTATGTGAAGAGGAAAAGGAAACCGAAGAAAGAGTAG
- a CDS encoding DUF6414 family protein, with translation MRRFIYLDTDTLNSYIAQIYDGLVQTQETETQSSQATDKQSEYTSDLGADADLKVFGKGIEGKMDFTYRHLKETSNTELISDVQTKLLHDNAFEQLMNYLNKNEHLSNHNIGDFIEINDEFYIMDLDYYKKIFNDKKFLDFMKKNDRDKIQALLKIQQDIELEQEGANSNEIKKIYTNLAKSKCAESDKGYDDTKDIIEMLCTLVPYRRTLCIADNMVVLNDKYMRDSIDMTSFKFGGKIKVLGYITNKITTDTNDSTNISPLAQVGIGLNQIMLSFFGQQSSLNIVHPIAIYYE, from the coding sequence ATGAGAAGATTTATATATTTAGATACTGATACACTTAATTCATATATTGCACAAATATATGATGGCTTAGTGCAAACACAAGAAACAGAGACTCAATCTAGTCAAGCAACTGATAAGCAATCTGAATATACATCTGACTTAGGAGCAGATGCAGATTTAAAAGTATTTGGAAAAGGCATTGAAGGCAAAATGGATTTTACATATCGCCATTTAAAAGAGACCTCTAACACTGAACTTATTAGCGATGTACAGACTAAGCTTTTACATGACAACGCATTCGAGCAACTCATGAATTATTTAAACAAAAACGAACATTTATCAAATCACAATATTGGTGACTTCATAGAAATCAATGACGAATTTTATATTATGGATTTAGACTATTATAAAAAGATTTTTAACGACAAAAAATTTTTGGATTTTATGAAGAAAAACGACCGCGACAAAATACAAGCCTTGCTTAAAATACAACAAGATATTGAATTAGAGCAGGAAGGCGCTAATTCTAATGAAATCAAGAAAATTTATACTAATCTTGCCAAAAGCAAATGTGCAGAATCTGATAAAGGCTATGATGATACAAAGGACATAATTGAAATGCTTTGCACACTTGTTCCATATCGAAGAACCTTATGTATTGCAGACAATATGGTTGTACTAAATGACAAATATATGCGCGATAGCATTGATATGACATCTTTTAAATTCGGCGGTAAAATCAAAGTTCTTGGATATATCACTAACAAAATAACAACAGATACTAATGACAGTACAAATATTTCTCCATTAGCTCAAGTTGGCATCGGGTTGAACCAAATCATGCTTTCATTCTTTGGTCAACAATCATCCTTAAATATTGTACATCCTATTGCAATATACTACGAATAA
- a CDS encoding DUF5697 family protein, which produces MKTRNEIYQGEGAKLLRFITTYHTLRYDQVLQLFSRHEQSIKSLITSLIKQGRIIYDKEHDLLCDSQQSAENPDYAIITCFWVLLDFKKGVVYHTSGEFPIKLNFFSQDEQYEIIYIGEEQEALINHVMESIPSHGSKRLIVLESESQAAKITIDDVAAYCLVNESGAVSYYMRK; this is translated from the coding sequence ATGAAAACAAGGAACGAAATCTATCAAGGAGAGGGAGCCAAGCTCTTACGGTTCATTACCACTTACCATACTCTGAGGTATGACCAGGTTTTACAACTTTTCTCCCGACATGAGCAGTCTATCAAGTCATTGATTACCAGCCTCATCAAACAAGGGCGCATCATTTACGATAAAGAGCATGACCTTCTTTGTGACAGCCAGCAGTCTGCTGAGAATCCTGACTATGCTATAATTACATGCTTCTGGGTACTGCTGGATTTTAAGAAAGGTGTTGTATACCACACCAGTGGCGAATTTCCAATCAAGCTCAATTTCTTTTCGCAAGATGAACAATACGAAATCATCTATATCGGTGAAGAACAGGAGGCTCTGATCAATCATGTGATGGAAAGTATCCCATCACATGGTTCCAAACGCCTGATTGTCTTAGAATCCGAAAGCCAGGCTGCCAAAATCACCATTGATGATGTAGCCGCTTACTGCCTTGTAAATGAATCCGGTGCTGTCAGTTACTACATGAGAAAGTAG
- a CDS encoding MerR family transcriptional regulator, with protein MRTVKEISELTGISVRTLHYYDEIGLLKPTQKSDAGYRLYDDRALEILQQILFFREFDIPLKEIKAVLENPALERNQILQMQRKMLVAKKERMEHLIASIDDILKGENKMDFAIFSKTEVEEMFQTMFEHMPDNMKELAVKEFGSIEEWKKHYIKTVSSEEMQKGYAKVVEWYGGKEQFLSVANNPISKEAAESYNQQFDNLLYKLAAKKVCSPDSSEVRELVSEYGFLMKQLSQIKKEHGLMVAQAQYYRNEKIKPMIDEKYGNGTAEFFAQAFEAFYKDK; from the coding sequence ATGAGGACAGTCAAAGAAATATCAGAACTTACAGGTATCAGCGTTCGCACGCTTCACTATTACGATGAAATCGGGCTTTTAAAACCAACACAAAAAAGTGATGCGGGATACCGGCTTTATGACGATAGGGCATTGGAAATATTACAGCAGATTCTGTTTTTCCGTGAGTTTGACATTCCTTTGAAAGAAATCAAAGCTGTTCTGGAGAATCCTGCTCTTGAAAGGAACCAGATCTTGCAAATGCAGAGAAAAATGTTGGTAGCAAAGAAAGAACGTATGGAACATCTGATTGCCAGCATTGATGATATCCTGAAAGGAGAGAATAAAATGGATTTTGCGATTTTTAGTAAAACGGAAGTTGAAGAAATGTTCCAAACTATGTTTGAACATATGCCTGACAATATGAAAGAACTTGCTGTAAAAGAGTTTGGAAGCATTGAAGAATGGAAAAAGCATTATATTAAGACAGTTTCATCAGAAGAAATGCAGAAAGGCTATGCTAAAGTTGTTGAGTGGTATGGAGGAAAAGAGCAATTCCTGTCTGTTGCCAACAATCCTATTAGCAAAGAGGCTGCAGAAAGTTACAACCAACAATTTGACAATCTTTTATACAAATTAGCAGCTAAAAAAGTATGTTCACCAGATTCTTCTGAAGTAAGAGAACTTGTTTCCGAATACGGTTTTCTTATGAAACAACTTTCACAGATAAAGAAAGAACACGGTCTGATGGTTGCACAGGCTCAATATTACCGTAATGAAAAAATCAAACCTATGATAGATGAAAAATACGGCAATGGTACAGCCGAATTCTTCGCACAAGCTTTCGAAGCATTTTATAAAGACAAGTAA
- a CDS encoding DUF6100 family protein, which translates to MTQNTPTIYQRLEKLEGELQKLTNTVYALKVTDIQNYDKNFEELSVSAALRAERIACQMRNLVCPALSPNQAAYLPKAADAQGMRIAEQQGILTITLPGLLPKRRVHTNTAFLHEPLNYMLREYVKQNALPLYRDCVICFSQIYDRELPQRRIRDYDNLEFKQILDTLCTYVLTDDSGFFCDSYYTTQLGLKDCTLVSVMEKADFPKWLQNQKNHHESMSENLLTSQAEIRHR; encoded by the coding sequence ATGACGCAAAATACACCAACCATTTACCAGCGGCTTGAAAAACTGGAAGGGGAGCTGCAAAAACTGACGAATACCGTTTACGCTCTGAAGGTCACTGATATCCAGAATTATGATAAAAATTTTGAGGAACTGAGCGTCAGTGCTGCTCTTCGGGCGGAGCGGATTGCCTGCCAGATGCGTAACCTTGTCTGTCCGGCTCTCTCCCCAAATCAAGCAGCTTATCTTCCCAAAGCGGCAGATGCACAGGGAATGCGGATTGCAGAACAGCAGGGGATTCTCACCATTACGCTTCCCGGACTGCTTCCGAAACGAAGAGTCCACACAAACACTGCATTTCTCCATGAACCGCTTAATTATATGCTTCGGGAGTATGTAAAACAAAATGCCCTGCCCCTCTATCGTGACTGCGTGATATGTTTCAGTCAAATATATGACAGGGAACTTCCTCAAAGACGTATCCGGGATTATGACAATCTGGAGTTTAAACAGATTCTGGATACACTTTGTACTTATGTTCTGACAGATGACAGCGGCTTTTTCTGTGATTCCTACTACACGACACAGCTTGGCTTAAAGGACTGTACACTGGTATCGGTTATGGAAAAAGCTGACTTTCCGAAATGGCTGCAGAACCAGAAAAATCATCACGAAAGCATGTCGGAAAATCTCCTGACTTCTCAGGCAGAAATCCGACATCGGTAA
- a CDS encoding VirD4-like conjugal transfer protein, CD1115 family: protein MNRKWWKLIYMLPITFCTLYAGGYVAQFIRNYQTWESAGNFAGNGTAPQIPSPHPLACLDALTAFPYNLYGIFLCLAAFGLLTFLLMRMGFDRNGEITDRGRNLNYSTKGTYGTSGFMTLEEMHQVLELTNDVKKHKGTILGKLNGKAVCLPKDTRMNRNIAVYGASGSMKSRAFARNMIFQCVARGESLIITDPKSELYESTATYLENAGYIVKSFNLVNPENSDSWNCLGEIGGQETMAQVFADVIIQNTGSAKGDHFWDNAEMNLLKALILYVDQGFPPEAKNIGQVYKLLTMSSEKELNSLFDLLPVSHPAKVPYFIYKQASDTVRSGVIIGLGSRLQVFQNKLIRQITSYDEINLTLPGKEKCAYFCITSDQDSTFDFLSSLFMTFVFIKLVRYADTYGEDGKLPVPVHILADELANTGAILSLNKKISVIRSRNLSISCIFQNLPQMQNRYPLNQWQEIIGNCDTQLFLGCTDEVTATFISNRSGDVTVGVSSEAKQLNSWRVSDYTPEYRQTRSIGKRKLLTPDEILRLPLDTALIILRGQKVLQVEKYDYTLHPDAQKLIPRKASEHIPEWRKGACSEEYTYTPTIPASHPKKTASYGKQKKKKAEPHFDQQSVYQEPGYHDFPDDFSADNYSDHTDMVPLDKDSIMS, encoded by the coding sequence ATGAACCGTAAATGGTGGAAGCTCATTTATATGCTTCCGATCACCTTCTGCACCCTCTATGCAGGAGGCTATGTTGCTCAATTTATCCGCAACTATCAGACCTGGGAATCTGCCGGCAATTTTGCCGGAAACGGAACTGCCCCGCAGATCCCCTCCCCGCACCCGCTCGCCTGTCTGGATGCCCTGACTGCTTTCCCGTACAATCTGTATGGGATTTTTCTATGTCTGGCAGCTTTTGGACTCCTGACCTTCCTTCTCATGCGTATGGGATTTGACCGAAACGGGGAAATAACAGACCGGGGCCGGAACCTGAATTATTCCACAAAGGGAACCTATGGGACTTCCGGTTTTATGACTTTGGAGGAAATGCATCAGGTACTGGAGCTTACGAATGATGTCAAGAAACACAAGGGAACCATTCTTGGAAAACTGAACGGAAAAGCCGTTTGTCTCCCGAAGGATACCCGCATGAACCGGAATATTGCCGTTTACGGTGCCAGCGGTTCCATGAAAAGCCGGGCCTTTGCACGCAACATGATCTTCCAGTGTGTTGCCCGCGGGGAAAGCCTCATCATCACCGATCCAAAATCGGAATTGTACGAAAGTACAGCCACTTACCTTGAGAATGCCGGATATATCGTGAAATCCTTTAATCTTGTAAACCCGGAAAACTCGGATAGTTGGAATTGTCTGGGTGAAATTGGCGGACAGGAAACCATGGCACAGGTATTTGCTGATGTCATCATCCAGAATACCGGTTCTGCCAAAGGCGATCACTTCTGGGACAATGCCGAGATGAACTTATTAAAAGCTCTGATTCTCTATGTGGATCAGGGATTCCCACCGGAGGCAAAGAATATCGGACAGGTATACAAACTCCTGACCATGAGTTCGGAAAAAGAACTGAACAGCCTCTTTGACCTGCTTCCGGTCTCCCATCCGGCAAAAGTCCCCTACTTCATCTATAAGCAGGCAAGTGACACGGTACGTTCCGGCGTCATCATCGGACTCGGTTCCAGACTTCAGGTATTCCAGAACAAGCTGATCCGCCAGATCACTTCCTATGATGAGATCAACCTGACGCTGCCGGGAAAAGAAAAATGTGCATACTTCTGCATCACTTCGGATCAAGACAGCACTTTTGATTTTCTTTCTTCCCTGTTTATGACCTTCGTATTTATCAAACTGGTCCGTTATGCAGACACCTATGGGGAAGATGGAAAACTGCCGGTTCCGGTACATATCCTGGCTGATGAGCTGGCGAATACGGGAGCAATCCTATCGCTCAACAAAAAGATTTCCGTGATCCGAAGTCGAAACCTCAGTATTTCCTGCATTTTCCAAAACCTGCCTCAGATGCAGAACCGGTATCCCTTAAACCAATGGCAGGAAATCATCGGGAACTGCGACACTCAGCTATTTTTAGGCTGTACGGATGAGGTAACTGCTACATTTATCTCTAACCGCTCCGGTGATGTGACCGTTGGTGTCAGCAGCGAAGCCAAACAATTAAATAGCTGGAGGGTATCCGATTATACACCGGAATACCGCCAGACCAGATCCATCGGGAAACGAAAGCTCTTAACTCCGGATGAGATCCTGCGGCTCCCGCTGGATACTGCACTGATTATCCTGCGTGGTCAGAAGGTACTGCAGGTAGAAAAATACGATTACACCCTGCACCCGGATGCCCAAAAACTCATTCCCCGGAAGGCTTCCGAACATATTCCGGAATGGAGAAAAGGAGCATGTAGTGAAGAATATACGTACACTCCAACTATTCCTGCTTCCCACCCGAAAAAAACCGCTTCTTATGGAAAGCAGAAAAAGAAAAAAGCTGAACCGCACTTTGACCAGCAAAGCGTTTATCAGGAACCTGGCTATCACGATTTCCCGGATGACTTCTCAGCAGATAACTATTCGGATCACACAGACATGGTTCCTTTAGATAAAGATTCTATCATGTCATAA